One Setaria italica strain Yugu1 chromosome II, Setaria_italica_v2.0, whole genome shotgun sequence DNA segment encodes these proteins:
- the LOC101760213 gene encoding probable protein arginine N-methyltransferase 3, with translation MEPSREVKDEAEERLRSDEEEEEEEGEEGWDDWCSDGDDAGGGLLCLFCSSRFDADSSLFAHCSAEHRFDFHRIVKELRLDFYGCIRLINFVRSKVAENKCWSCGQAFSSNTELCSHLHALENYLIEGKVPWEDDVYLKPFMEDDSLLHSLFMDDDEEDEECGTSMERGQCSAGDRVLAEPLGNKLSTLSEGNSSEISAQFEKGCTIGSTQAEDRESLAHETNDSQLKIARASVNAKAIKTVDDNYFGSYSSFGIHREMLGDKVRTDAYRDALLGNPSLLRGAAVLDVGCGTGILSLFAAKAGASRVVAVDGSAKMASVATQVAKNNGLLYDENLKAEQKRGAQVISVVHTKAEELNQKIQVPQHGFDVLVSEWMGYCLLFESMLSSVIYARDHFLKPGGAILPDTATIVGAGFGKGGTSLPFWENVYGFDMSCIGKEVTSTSARFPVVDVIASQDIVTETAVLHSFDLATMKESEMDFTASFELRLSESATVVPGVTWCYGIVLWFDTGFTDRFCKEKPVVLSTSPFSTPTHWSQTIFTFEEPIAMVKEESTLGSSASVGTDECPATMLRSRISIVRASEHRSIDISVETTAFSSDGWKRSWPIQIFNL, from the exons ATGGAGCCTAGCCGCGAAGTAAAGGATGAAGCGGAGGAGCGGCTAAGgtccgacgaggaggaggaagaggaggaaggagaggaggggtgGGATGACTGGTGCTCCGACGGCGACGATGCCGGCGGCGGGCTGCTGTGCTTGTTCTGCAGCTCGCGGTTCGACGCCGATAGCTCCCTCTTCGCGCACTGCTCCGCGGAGCACCGCTTCGATTTCCACAGGATTGTGAAGGAGCTGCGTCTGGATTTCTACGGGTGTATCAGGCTCATCAACTTCGTCCGCTCCAAG GTTGCAGAGAATAAATGCTGGAGTTGTGGCCAAGCATTCTCTTCCAACACTGAACTCTGCAGCCATTTGCACGCACTGGAGAATTACCTAATTGAGGGAAAGGTTCCATGGGAGGACGATGTGTACTTGAAACCTTTCATGGAGGATGATTCCCTTTTGCACAGTCTGTTCAtggatgacgatgaggaggatgaggaatgTGGAACATCCATGGAAAGAGGACAGTGTTCTGCAGGTGACAGGGTTTTAGCTGAACCACTGGGGAACAAGCTGAGCACCTTATCGGAAGGAAATAGTTCTGAGATCAGTGCTCAATTTGAGAAAGGGTGTACTATTGGGAGTACACAAGCGGAGGACAGGGAGTCTCTTGCTCATGAGACTAATGATAGCCAACTAAAGATTGCACGTGCTAGTGTTAATGCCAAGGCAATCAAAACTGTGGATGATAACTACTTTGGATCTTACAGTTCATTTGGTATTCACAGAGAGATGCTCGGTGATAAA GTGAGAACAGATGCTTACAGAGATGCTCTTTTAGGCAATCCTAGCCTTTTACGTGGAGCAGCTGTACTGGATGTTGGTTGTGGCACAGGAATTCTAAG TCTTTTTGCAGCGAAGGCTGGTGCATCTAGAGTTGTTGCTGTTGATGGGAGTGCAAAGATGGCTTCTGTGGCTACCCAG GTTGCAAAGAATAATGGTCTGTTGTATGATGAAAATTTGAAAGCAGAACAAAAACGAGGTGCTCAAGTGATAAGCGTTGTACATACCAAGGCTGAAGAGCTAAACCAGAAAATACAAGTTCCACAACATGGCTTTGACGTGTTAGTCAGTGAATGGATGGGATACTGCCTGTTGTTTGAATCCATGCTGAGTTCAGTCATATATGCACGTGATCATTTCCTGAAACCTGGTGGTGCTATTCTCCCAGATACTGCAACGATT GTCGGTGCTGGTTTCGGGAAAGGTGGAACTAGCTTGCCATTTTGGGAAAATGTTTATGGCTTTGATATGTCATGCATTGGCAAAGAAGTAACTTCAACTTCAGCTCGATTTCCTGTAGTTGATGTAATTGCTTCTCAGGATATTGTGACAGAGACTGctgttctccat TCCTTTGATCTGGCAACTATGAAGGAAAGTGAGATGGACTTTACTGCAAGCTTTGAGCTGAGGCTCAGTGAGAGTGCTACTGTTGTACCTGGAGTAACCTGGTGTTATGGCATTGTCTTGTGGTTCGACACGGGGTTTACTGATAGATTCTGCAAGGAGAAGCCTGTTGTCCTCTCCACCTCTCCCTTCTCTACACCAACTCACTGGTCACAGACAATCTTCACCTTTGAAGAGCCCATCGCAATGGTGAAGGAGGAATCAACCCTTGGTTCATCTGCATCCGTTGGCACAGATGAGTGCCCAGCCACAATGCTCAGATCACGGATAAGCATTGTGAGGGCATCTGAGCACCGTAGCATAGACATATCGGTTGAAACCACAGCATTCAGCTCAGATGGCTGGAAGCGCAGCTGGCCTATTCAGATATTCAATCTGTGA